Within Bifidobacterium dentium JCM 1195 = DSM 20436, the genomic segment CCGTCAACAACGGCGTGGCCGACTTCGCGCTGTCGAATCTCACCAATGTGAGCATGTATGCCGTCAAGGGCGCGAAGATCAAGCAGGTCATGCAGGTGCAGCAGAAGCCGAGCGCCATCTGGTGCTCGCTGGTGTCCAACACCGAGATCACGTCCCCGAAGGACTTCGACGGCAAGACCTTCGCCACCTTCGGCTCGAACGAATCCGACGCGGTGATTCGCCGCATGATCCAGACCGACGGCGGCAAGGGCACCTTCGACAAGGTGACCGTCGGCACCTCCACCTTCCAGACCCTGTCCAGCAAGAAGGCGGACTTCGGCGGCTTCTACGCCACTTGGGAGGGCGTGCAGGCCGACATGTACGGCCCGAAACTCAACTGCTTCACCGAACCCGATTACGGCGTGCCCGGCAATGCCGACACCATCGGTGTGATCACCAGCGACAAGACCATATCCTCCAATCCCGATCTGGTGAAGAAGTTCGTCGAGGCCACCAAGAAGGGCTACGAATACGCGTATTCCAATCCGGACGATGCAGCGGAAATCCTTGTGAAGGAGGCTCCTGATGCGAATCTCAAGCCCGCATTCGTCAAGAAGAGCATGAAGACGATCGTGGACGGCCAGTATTGGGGAGATCCGTCCAAAATCAAGGACGGTTCGTTCGTGTTCGGCACGAACGACACCGAAGGTGCGCAGG encodes:
- a CDS encoding ABC transporter substrate-binding protein — encoded protein: MKNSIFSKFAGKAIALLGSAAMVFSVSACGQSNDTSAQTDSDGLTKVTFMLSWAPDTNHIGVYVAKNKGYFKSVGLDVDIVAVAQAGAEQAVNNGVADFALSNLTNVSMYAVKGAKIKQVMQVQQKPSAIWCSLVSNTEITSPKDFDGKTFATFGSNESDAVIRRMIQTDGGKGTFDKVTVGTSTFQTLSSKKADFGGFYATWEGVQADMYGPKLNCFTEPDYGVPGNADTIGVITSDKTISSNPDLVKKFVEATKKGYEYAYSNPDDAAEILVKEAPDANLKPAFVKKSMKTIVDGQYWGDPSKIKDGSFVFGTNDTEGAQEYFDFLAQEDAYTDSHDKVIHEAPQADDLATDEFLK